A single region of the Solwaraspora sp. WMMD406 genome encodes:
- a CDS encoding AAA family ATPase → MTADPPRVERLSHQFPTLVIVRGNSASGKTTAAREARHRYGRGCALLEQDYLRRTILREHDSTHIQPVAPAFITATARTALDLGYHVILEGILHTERYATVLLQLIDSHPGPVAVFYLDVSFDETVRRHLNRAEPIPVTPDEMRRWYAHRDLLGVPGETVIGETSTFEQTVTTILHTSGLTRATSQTPCPRRCRRCDRESDQTAATTAAGG, encoded by the coding sequence ATGACCGCCGACCCGCCGCGCGTCGAACGACTCTCGCACCAGTTCCCGACCCTCGTCATCGTGCGCGGAAACTCGGCAAGCGGAAAGACGACTGCGGCCCGGGAAGCACGACACCGCTACGGGCGCGGCTGCGCCCTGCTGGAACAGGACTACCTGCGCAGAACCATCCTGAGGGAGCACGACAGCACCCACATCCAGCCGGTCGCCCCAGCGTTCATCACCGCGACCGCCCGCACCGCCCTCGACCTGGGCTACCACGTCATCCTCGAAGGCATCCTGCACACCGAACGCTACGCCACGGTCCTGCTCCAACTCATCGACAGTCATCCCGGACCGGTCGCTGTGTTCTACCTGGACGTCTCCTTCGACGAAACCGTCCGCCGCCACCTCAACCGGGCCGAGCCCATCCCCGTGACCCCTGACGAGATGCGCCGCTGGTACGCCCATCGCGACCTGCTCGGCGTCCCCGGCGAAACGGTCATCGGCGAAACCAGCACCTTCGAGCAAACGGTCACTACCATTCTGCACACCAGCGGCCTCACCAGGGCGACATCGCAGACGCCATGCCCACGGCGTTGCCGGCGCTGCGACCGCGAATCCGACCAGACCGCTGCCACCACCGCAGCAGGCGGGTGA
- the fxlM gene encoding methyltransferase, FxLD system has product MVGSALDTVSADEARARLADQLLASGWISSPAVEAAFRRVSRHLFATDGVSVEAAYADDVVVTRRGPDGRATSSISAPWLQAYMLEQATLAPGARVLEVGSGGYNAALVADVVGPDGTVVTVDIDADVVDRARTGLDRAGYRQVTVVHGDGEYAHQPSAPFDAIIVTVEAPDLPPAWLDQLTPDGVLIVPLRIRGMTRCLALRRHEDHLLATAALQCGFVPMQGNGRHPTRRLALHGDDVVLILDDTTTEVNPDALAAALHSPRREAWSPVTITMREGPSFESLHLWLASQPRPFGTLAVDRERAAGLVDPQDRFFCPTLLTADSFAYLAMRKLDDTTWQFGVHGFGPDADTLTADMLDLITVWEHDHRHHPGPTITVHPTGTHPPTPDVPQLLVTRRHATTAVTWPALGNPR; this is encoded by the coding sequence ATGGTTGGTTCCGCGCTTGACACCGTCTCCGCGGATGAGGCCCGCGCCCGGCTCGCCGACCAGCTCCTCGCCAGCGGCTGGATCAGTTCGCCGGCGGTGGAGGCGGCGTTTCGCCGGGTGTCGCGACATCTGTTCGCGACCGACGGCGTCAGCGTCGAGGCCGCGTACGCCGATGACGTCGTCGTCACCAGACGCGGCCCGGACGGACGCGCGACGAGTTCGATCTCCGCGCCGTGGCTGCAGGCCTACATGCTCGAGCAGGCCACGCTGGCACCCGGTGCCCGGGTCCTTGAAGTCGGCTCCGGCGGCTACAACGCCGCGCTGGTCGCCGACGTCGTCGGCCCGGACGGCACAGTCGTCACCGTCGACATCGACGCCGACGTCGTCGACCGCGCCCGTACCGGCCTGGACCGTGCCGGCTACCGGCAGGTGACGGTGGTACACGGCGACGGCGAGTACGCACACCAGCCCAGCGCCCCGTTCGACGCCATCATCGTCACGGTGGAGGCACCGGACCTTCCCCCGGCCTGGCTCGACCAACTCACCCCAGATGGTGTTCTCATCGTGCCGCTGCGGATACGTGGCATGACCCGGTGCCTCGCCCTGCGACGCCACGAGGATCATCTTCTCGCCACCGCGGCACTGCAATGCGGGTTCGTACCGATGCAGGGCAACGGACGCCATCCCACCCGCCGCCTGGCCCTGCACGGCGACGACGTCGTCCTGATCCTGGACGACACCACCACCGAGGTGAACCCGGACGCACTCGCGGCGGCGCTGCACTCCCCGCGGCGGGAGGCCTGGTCGCCGGTCACCATCACGATGCGGGAAGGCCCTTCTTTCGAGTCACTGCACCTGTGGCTGGCCAGCCAACCCCGGCCCTTCGGCACCCTCGCCGTCGACCGCGAACGCGCCGCCGGCCTGGTCGATCCGCAGGACCGGTTCTTCTGCCCGACCCTGCTCACCGCCGACAGCTTCGCCTACCTCGCGATGCGCAAGCTCGATGACACCACCTGGCAGTTCGGCGTCCACGGCTTCGGACCCGACGCCGACACCCTCACCGCCGACATGCTTGACCTCATCACGGTCTGGGAACACGACCACCGGCACCACCCCGGTCCGACGATCACCGTGCACCCCACCGGCACACACCCGCCTACACCCGATGTACCCCAGCTGCTCGTGACCCGCCGCCACGCCACGACGGCCGTCACCTGGCCCGCCCTCGGCAACCCGCGATGA
- the hemC gene encoding hydroxymethylbilane synthase produces the protein MAIQLITVGTRSSPMALAQAEQVAGMLALLDPAVEIRLAPMTTSGDRWTGDLAVIGGKGAFVRELDRAQLAGEVTIAVHCLKDVPGDVALPEGLTIAAYLPREDVHDAVVSRHGGTLDDLPADATVATSSPRRRAQLTARWPHLRVTAVRGNTNTRLRKLDQGEYDAMILAVAGLRRIGQTARITQVLPVEDMLPAVGAGAIVVTTRTGDTATTRLVAQLNDPATALAATAERAMLRALTGHCHSPIGGLAQVESNAVRLHGAVYSPDGAKQVTATMRGPHCDADDLGRRVADALLRAGARDLIASAAS, from the coding sequence GTGGCGATACAACTGATCACCGTCGGCACCCGATCCTCTCCGATGGCCCTCGCGCAGGCCGAGCAGGTCGCCGGGATGTTGGCGCTGCTCGACCCTGCCGTGGAGATCCGGTTGGCGCCGATGACGACCAGCGGCGACCGGTGGACCGGTGACCTCGCGGTCATCGGCGGCAAGGGCGCGTTCGTCCGCGAGTTGGACCGCGCCCAACTCGCCGGGGAGGTCACGATCGCCGTGCACTGCCTCAAGGACGTCCCCGGCGACGTCGCCCTGCCCGAGGGGTTGACGATCGCTGCCTACCTGCCACGCGAGGATGTGCACGACGCGGTGGTGTCCCGCCACGGCGGCACGCTCGACGACCTGCCCGCCGACGCGACCGTCGCGACCAGCTCGCCGCGCCGCCGCGCCCAACTCACCGCCCGCTGGCCACACCTGCGCGTCACCGCCGTACGCGGTAACACGAACACCAGACTGCGCAAACTCGACCAGGGCGAGTACGACGCGATGATCCTCGCCGTCGCCGGGCTCCGCCGCATCGGCCAGACCGCCCGGATCACCCAGGTGCTTCCGGTCGAGGACATGCTGCCCGCCGTCGGCGCCGGCGCGATCGTGGTCACCACCCGCACCGGCGACACCGCGACGACCCGCCTCGTCGCCCAGCTGAACGACCCGGCCACCGCGCTGGCGGCCACCGCCGAACGCGCCATGCTCCGCGCGCTCACCGGCCACTGCCACAGCCCGATCGGCGGGCTCGCCCAAGTCGAGTCGAACGCTGTACGACTGCACGGTGCCGTCTACAGCCCCGACGGCGCCAAGCAGGTCACCGCGACCATGCGAGGACCCCACTGCGACGCCGACGACCTGGGACGCCGAGTCGCCGACGCCCTGCTGCGGGCCGGGGCACGTGACCTCATCGCCTCCGCGGCCAGCTGA